The Culex quinquefasciatus strain JHB chromosome 2, VPISU_Cqui_1.0_pri_paternal, whole genome shotgun sequence genome contains the following window.
tttgtgctcgtacaaagggtcattgtactcagtaaaataagctttatcgctgtaaacaataatatcagcaatctaagcttcattttaggacccaattacacagtacttaagttaaacgtttcatgtgacaaaagtacaactttaaatgaggtcatcggcccgtatgtgcttaataatcccaactttgatagtttattttgcaaataaaatgataaaaatcacctcacaaacatacactaacttttaaacgtacattgcgataaaatttaacataaaaacaataattactttagttccattttatgcctgcagtttttatactttttttcacagtgcgcagttgctttgttttgattccgtaacgaacagctgttcttttgtgctggagccgaagtggacatttcccttttgttctggcgccgaagttgacagcttgtgttggctacgggctagctgcctgtagtgagatatagatgtcgcccccctgaGCGATACGCAGCTCAAATGAACAGAAAGGCGTTTGAACATCcactgaaagcccgaccatggtagttttaagaaaatttgcaaaaaaggctgcttattaaattaactgtggctttttggtgaaagtaaacgcaaatatggtaaaatgtaccatgcttccacaaaattgcatggtagcaaatacgaaatcattatcattctctccataatcgaaggttaaaattaccataccgctctcgacatagtaaaactgactgcgttaatcagtcaatccaagcacggaatgtttatagcaaaaatacgtcggtgcgtgttttcaatttaaccctacaatatggtatcaactaccatggttgggttttcagtgtCCAAAGCAGTGAACGCACTTGGTAAGAAACATCGGTCAAGAATATTTCAAATCGGCAGCAACACGCGCGAAAAACAAACCAAGGAGGGTAAAGAAAATCCcaaagaaatcgctccctcccCTCTGTTCTGCTGTTTGTACTATCGCTAAAAAAATCTCAGCAGAATCTTCGGGCACGAATAAGAATGGAGAAAACATCTCCTCGTAGCAAAAAAGGAAATGAAGTTTTGGATATAATacgataatttaataatatatacgtttcaaatttacattaatttttgttatcattcaataaaaaataagaaaaaatggttataaaaaacaatgtttgttaATATGATCTCCATGAGCATTGCCATATATTCTGTACACAATTCCATCTATGAATGTCATAAGATAACTCAATGGAAATCTTAATAGACGGCTTTGTCAAATTTCCCCTCTCAGCCATAAGAAAATCTTATGACATCCGAATAAAATCATAATGTCGAAAGGTCATAAGACGTTCTTATGGATTTTGCCAGTACTTTTTTCTGAGtgcattaacgacccccgggtcttttgtggtctctattgcaagtttctgctcgaacctaggagtccgaaggcttgaatggggagagcacccaaacctctttttactccaaggaaccttccaccccagtgtttgaactgacgacctttggattgcgagtccaaccgccgccagcgattccaccggagtaggcttggtttggtgtgttgtttgtacttatggcatggagacgactcctacacctggaatgacttaacggcctaacaaccaaggccgggaccgacattttacttcctcatcagATGGAAGATGTGAGTGAaggccgtgtaaaaagtgacagtcactttttagtttgactttgtcaaaccaacggggtacaaactaaaaaatgtcaaacgaacgaaaaagtgaccaaccaccggggggggggttgagtgtataagaattgggtactaaagccctataccaatttttatgtacaacggtaaaaaacacgattaaaaaccatttctgatcacttttttcattttaatgcaaattttttttatgacaagacaacattttttcgatggatcaactatggtccccttggaacgacctgtcaagtaggagcttttctgtcaagaaggaccgcgaggttaatttttcaaaattgatttaaaaatccattttaagctctttatggtcgtacaaagggtcattgtactcagaaaaataagctttatcgctgtgaacaataatatcagcaatctaagcttcattttaggacccaattgaggaattcaaaaatttaagaatttgagaattcaaaaatctaagaattcaaaaaaattagaatttagaTATTtctaagttttgttttttaagttgtttttaaaatctttgtttttctaaatgttggaattttgttatttctagtttaatatatttttgaatatatttttgacattttgaatttttgaaatttttaatcttttaattattttttacgaaaatttgtCTATgaattccctatgtcaaaagaaaaatgggcatgtgaatatttgaaaatctgtatcttgagaaaagATTTTCAGGTCGATACGGTGCTTTTGgccaagttgtaggttatgattaggagaAAAAAATAGGGACAAGGAAAAACATAGTTCAGCTATCTAAATTTTATTATGGGTTTGGAATTGGTTTCAAAACTAAATCAATAATAAATAAGAATAATACTTATTATACTTCAACAATTGATAGCTTTTATTGTGCCATCTGTAACAATTCAATTTttgctgatttatttttttttttttgaaaaaaggaaatGAATTTCAATCAAAGAAAACACGCTCCCGACTTTCGGAGCCAACTTCTACTGCACCCAGATCGTTCCGAGCGCCTTCAGCTGCCGCTGCGCCCCCTCCGACACGCCGTAGCAGCTGCTAATGTGCAGCTTTTCCAGCCGGTGGCCAAAGCTGATGATGTGCGCGATGGTGGCGTCCGTCAGCGGACACTGGAACAGTTCCAAGCGCGTGAGGCGCGGCAAATTCTCGCACATGAAGCGAACGTCACCGTCGTCGGCGATCGAAAAAAGGGCGCGGACCGTTTCGAGGCCCGGACACATGGCGAGCAGCGGTTGCAGAACCGGCGAGGGGATTTCCACCCGGACGATGGTCAGCTTGCGGAGGCTGTGGAAGCGGTTGACGGTGGTTAACTCGAGGGCTGGGATGGACATCGCGCGGAGTGTGAGGCTGTTGAGCTTGGCCAGTGGGACGGTGCGGAGTAGGGTCGAGAAGTTCTCGCTCCTGAAGTCGAGCGTGACGCTGCGCAGGTTCGGCGATTGGAGAAGGAAGTTGTGGAGGTTCGGTTTAGGGTTGATTCCGGTGAGGATGATCTCCTTGAGGTTCGGGCTGGGCGGACATTCGGCGAAATCGCCGACCGTTGTGGAGCGGCAGGGATGTCCGAGGAGGAAGCCATCTGGGGGCTTGTGCTGCACGGCGAGAAATTCTAGCTTTGGGGTGGCGTCCAGAAAGGACGGCTTCCAGGTTTCCGGAGAGAAGATGCACACGTTGAGATCCTTCAGATTTGGGAGGTTTGTGCAGATCTCAAAAATGATCTAAAGGGAAGAATTCAAGTTAAATTTTAGGATAAATTTTAAACCAACTTGAAACTGACCCCATCGGAAAGAGAAATCTCCTCCAGGATCAGCCTGGTCAGGGTGGCCACCCTGCGGGAAAAGTTGACCACGTGTTCGGCCTGGAACCGGGAGCAGTACAGCGTGGCCGCAATCGGAGCAAACCGTGGAAAATTCCCAATTTGATCAATCATTTCCTGCGTCGGAGACAGTCCCAAGTACTGAATCGTGCCCTGCGAAGCCTCCAAAAAGTCCACAATCAACTGTTCGTCATCATCCGGCTCGTGGTCCCAGACGCAGCCAAAATTGGTCAGCTGGGGCGGACGGATGACCAGTCGCATCAACTCCGTGATCTGCTCGTGGACCTTCCCGATCGAAAAGTAGGTCAGCTTGGCCAACCGGAAGTTGGCGTACTTTTCGGCGCGATCATTCGGATTGATCAGCCGCAGATGGTGCAACCCGAGCGTGGCCACGTTTGGCGAGTTTCGTAGAATCTCCGCCAAGGCCGGCAGCATGAACGCGCTGTGGTCGATGTAGATGTAGGTCAGATGGTCCGCCAGACGTGGCCACCACGCGCTCACGCTGATGACGGTGCAGTGCATGATGCGAACCTGGTGCACCCGGACCCAGACCGCAGGTGCGTACCCCCGATCCAGCACCGTCCCATACGGAATGTCCCCGAAGCATTTGTTCACGAACGTCGGACTTTCGTCGATGAGTCGCTTCAGGCCGCGGCTGGCCATGCGGAGCAGCTTCAGCTGGAACAGGTTCAGGTACTGCAGAATTGCGTCCCGAGCGGTCGGAGGAAGCGTCCCCAAGGGACCGGCGTCGGACTCCATCGCGTTTTCGGCTGTAACAAAAAAACACGTTGACTAAAACTAATTCTACAACTACATAAAACCTATTTTGATGAACTTACATTTCTTTGTAACTTAAAGCAATTTTCcacaaaacactcaaatttttcaccaaagccaaaaggaactaaaaagATTTCCGAAAAAAGCACCgttacttttataaaaaaaaggcgCGAAATCACGACCGAGGTCACCCTATTTCTAAAGAAGTGACAGCTGCTGCTGCATGGGTCCGCTATATTTGCGCGTCAgaaattttcaaactgaaatttgtttacatcacatggttgaaaaatggaagcTGTAAAGATAAAGTTACTTGCACCGGCGGTAAGATCTGTTAAATTTACGTTAAAATATGACTCCATGCTAAAAACATCGATTCTCCAGTGCTGCCCCAACTGCGGTTACGATCTGCGGCCGGAAAACCTGCAAGGCACACCAGATCCTCCAGCGACGACCATCGAAGGCCTGTTCAACTACGTCAAGCCAGCGGAACCGCCCAGGGCACCCAGGTGGCCACGGTCCCAAACGCCGCCCACGGTAAGACGTCCACCGTACGGCTCGAGGTCCCCCGTCAATAAGGCGGCCTGGAGACGATCCCGCAGAGCCGGGCGAGAGAGAAGTCGTGCCTGGAAGCTGAGAGTAGAAGCCAAAGTGGTTCCGCCCATCAATCCGGTTCAAAAACGATTGCTGGAGATTGCGTCGGAAGATGTCGGCGATGTGAAAGTTGAGCCGCCGGTTACACAGGTTCCTGCTGAACGGTTTGCAGCCGACGATCGCAAGACATTCGACAGAGCTTCCGAATCGTGCAACGACGTCAACCAAAGCGACGTGGATAATTTCTTAGCGAACTTCTTCGAAGACAGCGATGCCCGGAAGGTTGCCCTCAGCCCCAAAAGGCCTAAGCCACAGATTCCGCCGGAGACACCTCGGCCGAAAAAGTTGTCGTGGAAGGGCTATCGCGTGGTGCAGCCGGACAATTTTGTACGCCACACCGGAGATCCGCCAGCTTACGATTCGTCGTTGCAGGTGCCGACAGAGAGCGGACGGGTTGTGGCCATTCATAACCACTTTTACGGCGAAACCGTCGTAATTCCGGACACTCCCTGAGGGATGGTCgcctaaatttttgattttttgctactAAGTTACAAGTCTAaagaataatttatattttaagctgtactgaaaaatttatctgaggatttccatgaaaatagatgGAAGCTGAGATAAAATACGATTTGTGAACTTTAACCTTTTGAGCAATAAAAATTCCTTCCCCATAAATAGTTGGATGAAGtttaattgaaattgattgaaactGAATTTAATGCTACCAGTGAAAACTTACAAAATATcagtcaattaaaaataaaataataaaaccatacaatttgaaaattaggcttacacatatatttaaaaaagttttcttaTATTCTTGAacaataaaattcttaaattcctaaacttCTAATTTTCAAttccagaattttgaatttttagaatacaaaaaaaaagagttttttaatGATAGAATTTCGGGTTTTTTTtcgagtcagatttgcgattcctttccgtagggtcgtaagaattttcgcgtccgccgtcggtgtgtttttcgtttttctcgcgtgcgtgtgtgcgtgtgaaggtgcggctggctttggctgtctcgatgacagttgagccagtcagatttgcgattcctttccgtagggtcgtagaattttcgcgtccgccgtcggtgtgtttttcgttttttcgtttttctcgcgtgcgtgtgaaggtgcggctggctttggctgttccgatgacagctagccagtttgatttgaccctatcaacaccctatcataccatttcagctcgatacacatcgaaactcgtcgttcgcaccgttaatcagtacctcactgaacatcaatcatttaaaactcgtaaaatccaCGGTTACgacacgactgtcatccacatacaaagcgagtgaagtcaaaatcgaaccaagatcgaaccaagtttttagcgcgtggcatttgaaaaggtcgtatgcgcatcggacataaattacataaatgaaaacttcttttcgtttttttttttctttagaaagatttatgtttaatttcaaatttgaactaAGGGAACAGCATATGATTCCATCGAGAACCTactgttggcatatcagcactttggtgtTCAGTTACAGCTAGTTTAAAGCATTTTAGACAGAAATTTAGCTAGTATTCTGAATGCGTAATTCATTCCGTTGTATTAAGGACAggaaatatcaaacaaattttattttgtttcaaggaaACTGAAGCTATTCATTTTTTAGTTCAGTTCagagtgttgtgttgtttttcttgaatggccaagtagaactttgttttattgatctaataaatgttaaatgtaaaaaataacgtAATGATTGTAACGATCTCGCATatagatgcaaaaaaaaagtaaaaaccgAGGTAGAAACTACCGAAatcatattttgagaaaaaagttatgtatttatttcatacgaccttttcaaaaaccatacgtaaacaatattgacagcacctctggtggggacttcaggaaactgcatgcgtgtcagatccctggtaaaatcatctcaagttaaaagttacattgtttaatccttcattctttaattacaaatgatttttgttctatctttccacagccggctagactagaccatttcatttaaaatttaacaaccgataaacgggaaatgtctcatccgcagcatccgattgtttgccttgagaataatatataacatcttttaacaaacactatgattttgggtcgcatcatcatcttctatgatgaatcctgaccaaacaccctatcctactaacatgttttcaggttcctggcgctcgtggggtgtaagcacagagtaaatcagctgccctagtagcaacccaAGGTTACTGTAAGACAGGTTGGGCTGTGTTTGCAAGGCTGTATTGGTGCGAACACGcagagaaaaataaaatgacagttttcgcatgaaaattcaattttcgaaattttttaccTCCGTGCACAGTTGCCGACGAACCCAGTGACGtcacaaagtttgtttttcttttaagtTCAGCGGCAGAAGGGGGATAATTAGTTGGTTTTGAGTAATTGAAGGTAATTTCAAGATGATTATCTTATCAGGGCATATTTTAATTCAATCCTTCCTCCAAATCCAGCATCATCCACTCATGACGGGGCATACGGTTCACCTTATTGACGAGTTCCGGGACCTGTGCCGATAGTCCAATACAAGTTTTGACCGGGTTTGGTCCGGCACGAAGTTGCTGGAACCGCAGCAGGAGGAGGATGTTGGCGGCGGAAGTGGTTACTTGCCAGGAGACGGTGTTTTTGAGAGGTCAAAAAGGACCGGTGTAGGTTGGGTGCAGTCGTACGAGGGAGATCGTACTTGGACTCAACTGACCGCAGAAACGGAACTAGTGTAGCACATGTCGTTCAAATGTTCCGCCAGAAATGCTGGTGTTCTGACGCGTCGGACGTTCAACACTACCAGCCTCTGGAAATAACGGCCAAACGGGACGAAGTGTTCGACGAGGTGGCCTGCGAGCTGGGCATGCTGGGCTGGGCGACCGACCGGAAAGTGTGGGCCTGACTTCCGGATGTCACATTCTTGCAGTCGATGCGTCTGTTGCCGATGACACCGGACCGACTGAAAAGTTCATTGTGGAGGAACATGAGGCGTGCCTGCTGCGCGTCTGCGATATTCTGACCTTCGGAGCGCTGAAGCCTTGCCCCAAGTGCAGTAGCCAGTACGTGCTTCAAAAGTCGGCCTACATTTGTGAGGGTGACCTCACCGAGTACATCAAGTACCGTGGAGGCCAAACCGGTGCGCATGTCGGCCATAATTCCAGACGAGGTCAAGTTGCAGTTTTCCTTTTTGGCCAAGTACAAATTGGAGGTGAGCGATCGAGTCATCAAGTACGTCCCTCCGATTCTGAGCACCACGATGAAGAAGGTAAAGAATGAGGAAGTGCTGGCTGATCCAAAGATCAAGCGCGAGAACCCCCCACTCTGCAGTTCGTCTTTCTTGGCAAGAAGGAAACCCCTAAAGATCAACTACGGGTCAAGATCCTCAAGCCGAACGGCAAAGTGGCCCTCAAAATCACCAACACGATCGCGGCCATCGACCGGCAGGAGACCAAAGATATGTAGATCCAGGTCGTGCCGGAAGATTATATCGAGGATGCCAAGGCCGGTGGCGTGATTTCAAGCATCACGAGCAAGTCCATCTGCAATTGGGGCTCTGATCTGCATAGCCGAATCCCGCAGGACGAAGTTAAatccaaatcgaaaaaaaaacatctacaCCAAATCCGTCTCGTCGAAGGTGAAGCTAGCGCTGAAGGGCGGTCTCGTGGTCGATCCCGACTCCGGGCTTTGATTTCAAGCTATTAAGTGCTGTCTCGATTCGCCCCAATTGACGGCTTTTCCTACCTATTCCTCATTTCAAACAAGTCGACAAGCGACAGAAGTTGTACTCTCAGTGCAGTCAACATTAAATCAATTTATATACATTGCtgtaataaaaaaatcctcatttaTTGTTTTCAACATCTGtatgtaggggaaatctacccattttaatcctaataagcggtcgtgtttgaatgatgctggataatctagagtctcccttgaattttactaaaaccaagtacaccaacgagtagagcaagtttttgtgaacatttctgtttattttcactttcactaaaagttattctatttctttaccaagcatttaacaaaaaaaaattcccaagggtattctaatcgaggcgaatgcattgggccacgcccatttttctaatatcggcttagttcttttttcttccaacactctgtcgagtgttgccatttgcgctgacagttcaaacgaacactcacgaaaagtggcatttatagggaaagtttcctggcatcgctggctgtgctgctggtggtgtggacggccagcctttgttcttttttgccttcgtctctcgctcggttttcttcagccttcgagtggaatgcaaagtgaaaattgaaacgtcaaacgacttggcgcgtttgtttttgatggcgcttgctaatttattacattttcgggattattcttcaattgAGTGCCTtaataatgatcaaaagaacatgttgccggtagttggaagcaatttcatatcttaagcgccgtgaaaaagtaagcgaaagtgaaaagttaattttggcgatattcattaagcgtttgagggattctcgtgtgtgtcactgtgtgtgccaacaaaatgatgagaagtggtctcgcaaaatacaaattatgatcaaaagtgcattaaatgtgatctttttggccagtaagtggcatacatttgcgtgcttactcgaggcggtgctgttgctggtaagtttatagcccaaatagtatttttggagctttaatcgagcatcaaactctccatatgacgaagataggtttttgattggaa
Protein-coding sequences here:
- the LOC119767256 gene encoding uncharacterized protein LOC119767256, translated to MEAVKIKLLAPACCPNCGYDLRPENLQGTPDPPATTIEGLFNYVKPAEPPRAPRWPRSQTPPTVRRPPYGSRSPVNKAAWRRSRRAGRERSRAWKLRVEAKVVPPINPVQKRLLEIASEDVGDVKVEPPVTQVPAERFAADDRKTFDRASESCNDVNQSDVDNFLANFFEDSDARKVALSPKRPKPQIPPETPRPKKLSWKGYRVVQPDNFVRHTGDPPAYDSSLQVPTESGRVVAIHNHFYGETVVIPDTP
- the LOC119767172 gene encoding uncharacterized protein LOC119767172; translation: MSAIIPDEVKLQFSFLAKYKLEVSDRVIKYVPPILSTTMKKVKNEEVLADPKIKRENPPLCSSSFLARRKPLKINYGSRSSSRTAKWPSKSPTRSRPSTGRRPKICRSRSCRKIISRMPRPVA
- the LOC6036337 gene encoding uncharacterized protein LOC6036337, coding for MESDAGPLGTLPPTARDAILQYLNLFQLKLLRMASRGLKRLIDESPTFVNKCFGDIPYGTVLDRGYAPAVWVRVHQVRIMHCTVISVSAWWPRLADHLTYIYIDHSAFMLPALAEILRNSPNVATLGLHHLRLINPNDRAEKYANFRLAKLTYFSIGKVHEQITELMRLVIRPPQLTNFGCVWDHEPDDDEQLIVDFLEASQGTIQYLGLSPTQEMIDQIGNFPRFAPIAATLYCSRFQAEHVVNFSRRVATLTRLILEEISLSDGIIFEICTNLPNLKDLNVCIFSPETWKPSFLDATPKLEFLAVQHKPPDGFLLGHPCRSTTVGDFAECPPSPNLKEIILTGINPKPNLHNFLLQSPNLRSVTLDFRSENFSTLLRTVPLAKLNSLTLRAMSIPALELTTVNRFHSLRKLTIVRVEIPSPVLQPLLAMCPGLETVRALFSIADDGDVRFMCENLPRLTRLELFQCPLTDATIAHIISFGHRLEKLHISSCYGVSEGAQRQLKALGTIWVQ